One stretch of Chryseobacterium sp. LJ668 DNA includes these proteins:
- a CDS encoding DUF1569 domain-containing protein produces MENVFDAKDAQNYINRINNLVEDTHGLWGKMTVDQMLAHCCITYEMVYEPEKHKKPGTIAKFILKTFVKPKVVGEKAYPRDSATAPQFVISGRRDFDDEKKRLIGFIQKTQQLGSSAFHEKESLSFGKLKSDEWNNMFAKHLNHHLSQFGV; encoded by the coding sequence ATGGAAAACGTATTTGACGCAAAAGATGCTCAGAATTATATCAATAGAATCAATAATCTTGTTGAAGATACACATGGTTTGTGGGGGAAAATGACGGTAGATCAAATGTTGGCACACTGCTGCATCACCTACGAAATGGTGTACGAGCCCGAAAAGCATAAAAAACCGGGAACCATTGCAAAATTTATCTTAAAAACTTTTGTAAAGCCAAAAGTAGTAGGAGAGAAGGCCTATCCCAGAGATTCTGCTACCGCTCCGCAATTTGTCATCAGCGGAAGAAGAGATTTTGATGACGAGAAAAAAAGACTGATTGGTTTTATTCAGAAGACGCAGCAGCTGGGATCTTCAGCCTTTCATGAGAAAGAATCTCTTTCTTTCGGGAAATTAAAATCTGATGAATGGAACAATATGTTTGCAAAACATTTAAATCACCATTTATCTCAGTTTGGAGTTTAA
- a CDS encoding alpha-2-macroglobulin family protein, producing the protein MQRYSKILVLFLLLLNFSMAYSQNYYDQQWKKIGENAKKGTYKSNLPIVLDIQNQAMKENNALQLIRALKAEFSIVNQITDDDKNDSASKFFVKLQNSEKNLKGDDLLVYKVLLSGFMFDYYNEHSWEINGRTYMNSQDVSQIETWSKLDFKNYLSKTFTDLDQQKSEMKKVLFTKYKDAFSNTKDVAYFPTLLDWFSLRKVNFLSDNNLFTKNELTENRTLINTVFDELIAQNTGNSKLYFMHQKLSENCQFSECKDKLEQLQNLIKSDTEGDYKVLVMEEIMNELIVKNKQKEALGIGSQAKAQYPKSAFLENIKNKENQIINPNLSIKYEEQTQPDLPIHLVAEFKNVSEFTIHIYEVKDDLLSFVQYAKNPYNNAFAKVKKTLLKKESYNLSDPKDYQLHKTSLEIMPLPSGIYVAEYSVAGSDLKDDDSRQNFYFFVSGHKIIYHSKDDRNDLSNKLKLVNAENGKPINSENITFYEFVQNKTLTKASGKTDEKGIFKFPVTANKEYYRTFLIHQPKTNDFQMMEVYGRQDYVQREDQNKQTQAKAQIFTDRAIYRPGQTVYFKVINTTIDHEIESVVSGLKQKVILKDVNNKEVASQDFSTNDFGSYHGSFILPKGQLNGTFYIRTDSNEGYKNIRVEEYKRPKFEVTFEPVKEEYRYGQTIELKGKAMMFSGVALSNTNVNYEIRKQNIRWRYFPWYPSDNENENSILGEAKTNEKGEFTIKLDLKKDEIIDGIQIDNYQINAAATDINGETQTANTNLKVASVSHYIKVDDIKNTFADENIKLKVETKNYNEQNLKKSYQVKLSKLEAPERIFRENFKEEVQDLPKFSKEDFISKFPHDLYDKNDELKNRKTSFVILNGEKRSEETLDLGKLEAGGYQLELYNIEGKDTIKSVQQFSVWDKKSLKSDQKTFLTVLEPKNEFSRGEKAKIYVYSGIPDTLVNVFVQDGSGKTNSEVHQFKNGILEFIVDIPKEKSITALNIQFQVVAFNDVQTETVDLKIKGTEQPLKIETTTFRDKIEPNSKEKWSVKVSGNEKEKINAEVLANMYDMSLDQFAMNTFTWNKLYTPYSFVNSYNVAQNLEQKYYQKRLKYYSGNYVEVPQFNWFDRYSFLNSLQGEVAGISVQANAAPSPMAAPRDSVSKERNVEEVVVLGYSKSRMSTENRQNVEELEDNAIDIKGPKEALDKIPVRQNLNETAFFYPDLKTDSEGNVNFEFTSPEALTKWKLMFLAHTKDARSATLEKQVVTQKEFSVTPNYPRFLREGDELNLQSKLSNLTDKKLSGSANLQILDAFTNEDISSKFGLNSSTQNFDLNENGNLALTWKVKVPHNVSSIIFKVVAKAGQYSDGEQKAIAILPNRMLVTDALPIFVKEGETQTFVLDNLKNTNSTTISNVSNTLELTTNPIWEIMFALPSLKNDQNSSADVIFNKWFADILASEIYKANPKLKTVFEEYQSKGLLNSNLEKNQELKQLLLEETPWVLESKNEEEQMAKLSLLFDTNTMRNAIQTDWDEFEKLQNPDGGFSWYQGYPSSYGTSLYILKNLGKINVWLKENVKDYQSSEQIKLTEKLINYVDNEIDKYFELKKENVWTNWAVDYLDTRNYWEKQYPLKGKGATLKNLVKQKAKTAKITDFTFFGLHRAALLLSDYGLKDVSDKLLNYLKETSVDTKTQGIYWKQNLDDWGWFGSKVVNHAGALEAFNKLKPNDQKFIEDMKIWLITQKEVNSWGSSRGTSEVIFTILNSGKSWTNAESDKATIIWGGKELQPQTQATGYIKSSVKTDILDKNLATLTVTKPGPGIVQGGLFWQYYEDLDKIKSSENYISITKELYKKIKTVNGEELQKISPESPLKVGDKITVRMILNTDRAMEFIHIKDMRAAGFEPLDVISGYQWKNSLGYYQSTKDASTNFYIQYMPKGKYVFEYDFVTNASGTFSNGITTVQNYYAPQMNAHTKGSTVKISE; encoded by the coding sequence ATGCAAAGATATTCCAAGATTTTGGTCCTATTCCTACTGTTGCTGAATTTTTCAATGGCTTATTCGCAAAACTACTATGATCAGCAGTGGAAAAAAATAGGTGAGAATGCAAAAAAAGGAACTTATAAATCTAATCTTCCAATAGTTTTAGACATTCAAAACCAGGCTATGAAAGAAAATAATGCGCTTCAGCTTATTCGTGCCTTAAAAGCAGAATTCAGTATTGTTAATCAGATAACCGACGATGATAAGAATGATTCGGCTTCGAAGTTTTTTGTTAAACTTCAAAATTCTGAAAAGAACCTGAAAGGCGATGATCTTTTGGTATACAAAGTTTTGCTGTCAGGTTTTATGTTTGATTATTATAATGAGCATTCTTGGGAAATTAATGGCAGAACCTATATGAATTCTCAGGATGTTTCTCAAATTGAAACATGGAGTAAGCTCGATTTTAAAAATTATTTAAGCAAAACCTTCACAGATCTTGATCAGCAAAAATCTGAGATGAAAAAAGTTTTGTTTACCAAATATAAAGACGCTTTTTCAAATACAAAAGATGTTGCCTATTTCCCGACTTTGCTGGATTGGTTTTCTCTGAGGAAAGTAAATTTTTTATCTGACAACAATCTGTTTACCAAAAATGAACTGACTGAAAACAGAACTCTTATTAATACAGTTTTTGACGAATTGATTGCTCAGAACACAGGAAATTCAAAACTGTATTTTATGCATCAGAAATTATCTGAAAATTGTCAGTTTTCTGAATGTAAAGATAAGCTCGAGCAGCTTCAGAATTTAATTAAATCTGATACAGAAGGTGATTACAAGGTTTTGGTGATGGAAGAAATCATGAATGAACTGATTGTGAAAAATAAGCAAAAAGAAGCTTTGGGAATCGGAAGTCAGGCAAAAGCGCAATATCCTAAATCTGCTTTTTTAGAAAATATAAAAAATAAAGAAAATCAGATCATAAATCCCAATTTGAGTATAAAATATGAAGAGCAGACGCAGCCCGATCTGCCGATTCATCTGGTCGCTGAATTTAAAAATGTTTCAGAATTTACAATCCATATTTATGAAGTAAAAGATGATCTTTTGTCATTTGTGCAATATGCTAAAAACCCGTACAACAATGCTTTTGCAAAGGTTAAAAAGACACTTTTAAAGAAAGAAAGCTACAATCTGTCTGATCCGAAAGACTATCAGCTGCACAAAACCTCATTAGAAATAATGCCTCTTCCTTCGGGAATTTATGTTGCGGAATATTCTGTTGCTGGCTCAGATTTAAAAGATGATGATTCCAGACAGAATTTTTATTTTTTCGTTTCTGGTCATAAAATTATTTATCACTCTAAAGACGATAGAAATGATCTTTCGAACAAATTGAAATTGGTAAATGCTGAAAATGGAAAACCGATCAATAGTGAAAATATTACTTTTTATGAATTTGTTCAGAATAAAACTTTAACCAAGGCTTCCGGGAAAACCGATGAAAAAGGAATCTTTAAATTTCCGGTTACGGCAAATAAAGAGTATTACAGAACTTTTTTAATTCACCAGCCTAAAACGAATGACTTTCAAATGATGGAAGTTTATGGTCGGCAAGATTATGTACAAAGAGAAGATCAGAATAAACAAACCCAGGCCAAAGCACAGATTTTCACCGATCGGGCAATTTACAGACCGGGACAAACTGTTTATTTCAAAGTCATCAATACCACAATTGATCACGAAATAGAATCTGTTGTTTCAGGTTTAAAACAAAAAGTAATATTAAAAGATGTCAATAATAAAGAGGTGGCATCTCAAGATTTTTCAACAAATGATTTTGGATCTTACCATGGAAGTTTTATTCTTCCGAAAGGACAGCTTAATGGCACATTTTATATAAGGACTGATTCCAATGAAGGTTATAAAAATATCAGAGTTGAAGAATATAAACGTCCGAAATTCGAAGTGACCTTTGAACCCGTAAAAGAAGAATACAGATACGGACAAACCATTGAGCTGAAAGGTAAAGCAATGATGTTTTCTGGGGTTGCACTAAGCAATACAAATGTAAATTATGAAATCAGAAAACAAAACATCCGCTGGAGATATTTCCCATGGTATCCGAGTGATAATGAAAATGAAAACTCAATTTTGGGTGAAGCAAAAACCAATGAAAAAGGTGAATTTACCATAAAATTAGATCTCAAAAAAGACGAAATAATAGATGGGATTCAAATTGATAATTACCAGATTAATGCTGCAGCTACAGACATCAACGGTGAAACGCAGACTGCGAATACCAATCTGAAAGTTGCCTCAGTTTCGCACTATATCAAAGTTGATGACATCAAAAATACATTTGCTGATGAAAATATAAAGCTGAAAGTTGAAACAAAAAATTATAACGAACAAAATCTAAAAAAATCCTATCAGGTTAAATTATCAAAATTAGAAGCACCGGAAAGAATTTTCAGGGAAAATTTCAAGGAAGAAGTTCAGGATCTTCCAAAATTTTCAAAAGAGGATTTTATCAGCAAATTTCCTCACGATTTGTATGACAAAAATGATGAATTAAAAAACCGTAAAACTTCTTTTGTCATTCTGAACGGAGAGAAGCGAAGTGAAGAAACTCTGGATCTAGGAAAGCTGGAAGCAGGAGGTTATCAGTTGGAGCTTTACAATATCGAAGGAAAAGACACGATAAAATCTGTTCAGCAGTTCAGTGTTTGGGATAAAAAATCACTTAAATCTGATCAGAAAACTTTTCTGACCGTTTTAGAACCTAAAAATGAATTTTCGAGAGGCGAGAAGGCAAAAATATATGTGTATTCTGGGATTCCTGATACTTTGGTGAATGTTTTTGTTCAGGACGGTTCCGGAAAAACAAATTCAGAAGTACACCAATTTAAAAATGGAATTTTAGAGTTTATTGTTGATATTCCAAAAGAAAAAAGCATTACCGCATTAAATATTCAGTTTCAGGTTGTAGCATTCAATGATGTGCAAACAGAAACGGTGGATTTAAAAATAAAAGGTACGGAACAGCCTTTAAAAATTGAAACAACGACTTTCAGGGATAAAATTGAGCCTAATTCAAAGGAAAAATGGTCAGTAAAAGTTTCAGGAAATGAAAAAGAAAAAATCAATGCTGAAGTTTTAGCCAATATGTACGATATGTCTCTGGATCAGTTTGCAATGAACACTTTTACTTGGAATAAGTTATATACTCCATATTCATTTGTAAATTCTTATAATGTTGCACAAAATCTTGAACAAAAATATTATCAAAAAAGATTGAAATACTATAGCGGAAATTATGTAGAAGTTCCGCAGTTTAATTGGTTTGACCGTTATAGCTTTTTAAATTCATTACAAGGTGAAGTTGCAGGCATTTCAGTGCAAGCTAATGCAGCTCCTTCTCCTATGGCTGCACCAAGAGATTCAGTTTCTAAAGAAAGAAATGTTGAGGAAGTTGTTGTTTTGGGGTATAGTAAAAGTAGGATGTCTACTGAAAATCGTCAGAATGTTGAGGAATTAGAAGATAATGCAATTGATATCAAAGGCCCAAAGGAAGCGCTTGATAAAATTCCTGTCCGTCAAAATCTCAATGAAACCGCATTCTTTTATCCGGATTTAAAAACCGACTCAGAAGGAAATGTCAACTTCGAATTCACCTCTCCGGAAGCCTTGACTAAATGGAAATTAATGTTTTTAGCGCACACAAAAGACGCAAGATCCGCAACTTTAGAAAAACAAGTTGTTACGCAGAAAGAATTTTCCGTAACACCAAATTATCCGAGATTTTTGAGAGAAGGTGATGAATTGAATCTTCAGTCAAAACTATCAAATCTAACAGACAAAAAACTAAGCGGCTCAGCAAATCTTCAGATTCTGGATGCTTTTACCAATGAAGATATTTCGTCAAAATTTGGGTTAAATTCAAGTACTCAGAATTTTGATTTAAATGAAAACGGAAACTTAGCGCTGACATGGAAAGTAAAAGTTCCCCACAATGTCTCATCCATCATTTTCAAAGTAGTGGCAAAAGCAGGACAATATTCTGATGGTGAACAAAAAGCAATCGCCATTTTACCAAACAGAATGTTGGTAACAGACGCTCTGCCAATTTTTGTGAAAGAAGGAGAAACACAAACCTTTGTTCTTGACAATCTTAAAAATACAAACTCAACAACGATTTCAAATGTATCAAATACGTTGGAACTGACAACAAATCCGATCTGGGAAATCATGTTTGCTTTGCCAAGCCTGAAAAATGATCAGAATAGCTCTGCTGATGTAATCTTTAATAAATGGTTTGCCGATATTTTGGCTTCGGAAATCTATAAAGCCAATCCGAAACTGAAAACTGTTTTTGAAGAATATCAAAGCAAAGGATTATTAAATTCAAATCTTGAGAAAAATCAGGAGCTGAAACAACTCTTGCTGGAAGAAACTCCATGGGTTCTGGAAAGTAAAAATGAAGAAGAGCAAATGGCAAAACTTTCACTTTTATTTGATACGAATACGATGAGGAATGCTATTCAGACTGATTGGGATGAATTTGAAAAACTGCAGAATCCTGATGGTGGTTTCTCATGGTATCAAGGGTATCCTAGTTCATACGGAACTTCATTGTACATCCTTAAAAACTTAGGAAAAATCAACGTATGGTTGAAAGAAAATGTGAAAGATTATCAGTCTTCGGAACAGATAAAATTGACAGAGAAATTAATCAATTATGTTGATAATGAAATCGACAAATATTTTGAATTAAAAAAAGAAAACGTCTGGACAAACTGGGCGGTCGATTATCTTGATACCAGAAATTACTGGGAAAAACAATATCCTTTAAAAGGAAAAGGTGCAACGCTGAAAAATTTAGTAAAACAGAAAGCAAAAACGGCAAAAATCACTGATTTTACATTCTTCGGTCTACATCGTGCAGCTTTATTGCTGAGTGATTACGGTCTGAAAGATGTTTCTGATAAATTATTAAATTACCTGAAAGAAACTTCTGTTGATACAAAAACGCAGGGCATTTACTGGAAACAGAATCTTGACGATTGGGGCTGGTTCGGCTCGAAGGTAGTCAATCATGCAGGAGCATTGGAAGCTTTTAATAAGCTGAAACCAAACGATCAAAAATTCATTGAAGACATGAAAATCTGGCTGATCACGCAGAAGGAAGTCAACTCATGGGGAAGCTCGAGAGGTACTTCAGAAGTAATTTTCACCATTTTAAATTCAGGGAAATCATGGACGAATGCAGAGAGTGATAAAGCAACAATTATTTGGGGAGGAAAAGAATTGCAGCCTCAAACTCAGGCAACAGGTTATATAAAATCTTCTGTAAAAACAGATATTTTAGATAAAAATTTAGCCACATTAACTGTAACAAAACCGGGCCCAGGAATTGTTCAAGGTGGATTATTTTGGCAGTATTATGAAGATTTAGATAAAATAAAATCATCTGAAAACTATATTTCGATTACCAAAGAGCTGTATAAAAAGATTAAAACGGTAAATGGTGAAGAATTGCAGAAAATTTCACCGGAATCACCTTTAAAAGTGGGAGATAAGATAACGGTAAGAATGATTCTCAATACAGACCGTGCGATGGAATTTATTCACATCAAAGATATGCGTGCTGCCGGGTTTGAACCTTTGGATGTGATTTCCGGATATCAGTGGAAAAATAGCTTAGGCTATTATCAATCGACGAAAGATGCATCTACTAACTTCTATATCCAATATATGCCAAAAGGAAAATATGTTTTTGAATACGATTTTGTAACCAATGCTTCAGGAACATTTTCGAACGGAATTACAACCGTGCAAAATTATTATGCTCCACAGATGAATGCGCATACAAAAGGGAGTACTGTGAAAATTTCAGAATAA